From a region of the Pseudanabaena sp. ABRG5-3 genome:
- a CDS encoding FkbM family methyltransferase: MQLTRLNYINSPLVIEYELKHLFRLKDDLTIFDIGSCEGEDSIKYSRLFPNAKIYAVEALPNNLILLEANLERYSISNVEIIPFALSDEIGLCDFYVSSGQIDGKSESQDWDYGNKSSSLLPPSKCLKEEIPWLNFSDTISVESRTLIDVCIEKDIASIDFIHMDVQGAELKVLKGAKEIINNIKVIWLEVEAIELYKDQPLKSEVEKFMNQHGFFMIKDTVDNVSGDQLYINLDKFPSKLFLIYLIFKLRLHNINNRILCLIQKLVHKMKRIVYFGYKRH, from the coding sequence ATGCAGTTAACAAGGCTAAATTATATTAACTCTCCATTGGTTATTGAGTATGAGCTAAAGCATCTTTTTAGATTAAAAGATGACCTTACGATATTTGATATTGGAAGCTGTGAAGGTGAAGATTCTATCAAATATTCTAGGCTTTTCCCTAATGCAAAAATATATGCTGTGGAGGCATTACCAAATAACTTAATTCTACTAGAGGCAAATCTAGAAAGATATTCAATATCTAATGTTGAAATTATACCCTTTGCTCTTTCTGATGAAATAGGATTATGTGATTTTTATGTTTCCTCTGGACAAATAGATGGAAAGTCAGAAAGCCAAGATTGGGATTATGGTAACAAATCTAGTTCTTTGCTTCCTCCTAGTAAATGTTTAAAAGAAGAAATACCATGGTTGAATTTCTCAGATACTATTAGTGTTGAGAGTAGAACATTAATAGATGTATGTATTGAAAAGGATATTGCTAGTATTGATTTTATCCATATGGATGTACAAGGTGCTGAGCTAAAAGTATTAAAAGGAGCAAAAGAAATTATAAATAATATTAAAGTTATCTGGCTAGAGGTAGAAGCCATAGAACTATATAAAGATCAACCTTTGAAAAGTGAAGTTGAGAAGTTTATGAATCAGCATGGATTTTTTATGATCAAGGATACTGTTGATAATGTATCAGGAGATCAGCTATATATTAACCTTGATAAATTCCCAAGTAAGTTATTTTTGATATATCTAATCTTTAAGCTGCGATTACACAATATAAACAATAGAATTTTATGCTTGATACAAAAATTGGTACACAAAATGAAGAG